CCGGGGCCATATCGTTCTGCTGGCCGGGGCCGAGCATGAAGCGCACCGGCAGGCCGAGAGCATCGACTACAGCGTGGATCTTGGTCCCGAACCCGCCTCTTGAGCGGCCCAGAGCCTGGGCTTGAACGCCCCCCTTTTTACCCTGGCCCCGGCGGCCTGGGCTTGGGCACGGATTACGGTGGCGTCGATCGCCAGCCATTCGATGTCGGGGTCATCGGACACGGCTGCGAATATCCGGTCGATCACCCCCTGTTCGATCCAACGATAATAGCGCCGCTTTACAGTCTGGTAGGGGCCAAATCGCTCGGGCAGATCACGCCACCGCCCACCCGAATGCGCCAGCCACAGCAAAGCATCCAGAAACCGCCGACCATCGCTGCGCGGTCCGCGCTTGCCCTTGCGGCCACCAGGCACAAACTCCCGAAGCCGCTCCCACTGATCGTCCCTGAGAACCTCGCCTTCCACACCAGCCTCCAAAAGCCAGTGTTGAATCAGAACTCGCGTCAGTTGGGAACCCCTAAATTGTCACTACAGCCTAGTAAAAGTCCGCGGTTTCGCCGCCGTCGCGCCGTTCGGTGCGGTGGACCTGCGTCGGCGCCTCGCGGCTGCCGCTGCGTACTTCCAGCCGCCCGTTGACGCGCCGCACCTCGGCGGGCGCCAGGATGCGCGCGTGCGCGATACCCACGGCGCTAACCTGCGGGCGCTGCGGTGCGGGCGCGGCGGCCGGGGCGCTCGCGACGAGCAACAGGGCGGCGGCAAGGGACATGGCGTTCATGCTCTGCCCTAACGGCAGGTCTTGCCAGCGCCTTAACCCTGAATCGCAACTTTTCGATCATGGCCGCGGCGCTCGTGCGGCCATGAAAAGGCCGCCTGCCCCATGGTGGGACAGACGGCCTTTCTTTCATAAACCCGGTGCCCCGCGGAGGCGGCGACACCGGGTTTCACGAAGCGATCAGAAACCCGATTTCGCCTCTGCCTTCGCTTTCAGCAGAGGTGCGATCTCGAACCCGTGCTTTTCGAGCGCGGCGACGATCTTGTCGGTGCCTTCCAGCCCCGCCCAGAACATCGGGCCGCCGCGATAGACCGGCCAGCCATAGCCATAGATCCAGACGACATCGATGTCCGATGCCCGTTGCGCCTTGCCTTCCTCCAGGATCCGCGCACCTTCGTTGACCATGGGATAGAGGGTGCGCTCGATGATCTCCTGGTCGGTGATTTCGCGCTTTTCGATACCGGCCTTTTTGCGGAACTCCTCGATGATCTCGGCAACGCGCGGGCTTTCCGACGGGTTGCGTTTCTCGTCATAATCGTAAAAACCCGCCTGCTTCTTCTGGCCCCAGCGGCCCTCGGCGCACAGCGCGTCGCGGATGTTTTCGATGCGGTTCGGGTCGCGGTGCCAGCCGATGTCGACGCCGGCAAGGTCGCTCATCTGGAACGGCCCCATCGGCATGCCGAAATCGACATGAACCTTGTCGACCTGCGCCGGGGTCGCCCCTTCGAGCAGCAGCTTCATCGCCTCCATCTGGCGCGGTTTGAGCATCCGGTTGCCGATGAAGCCGTCGCATACGCCCGCAACCACCGCGACCTTGCCGATCTTCTTGCCCGTAGCCATCGCGGTCGCCAGCGCGTCGGGCGCGGTCTTTTCGCCGCGCACGACTTCGAGCAGTTTCATCACATTGGCGGGCGAGAAGAAATGCATGCCCAGCACGTCGCCGGGGCGGTTCGTCGCGGTCGCGATCTCGTCGATATCGAGATAGGAGGTGTTCGACGCGAGGATCGCGCCGGGCTTGGCGATCGTGTCGAGCTTGCCGAAAATGTCCTTCTTGACGTCCATATTCTCATAGACCGCCTCGATGATGAGGTCGCAGTCGGCCAGGTCGTCGAGGCTCAGCGAGGGGGTGATCAGTCCCATCATCTGGTCGACCTGTTCGGGCGTGAAGCGGCCCTTGGCGGCACTGGCGTCGTAATTCTTGCGCACGACGCCAAGCCCGCGGTCGAGCGCATCCTGCGCCATTTCGACGATCGTGCAGGGGATGCCCTTTTGCAGAAAGTTCATCATGATCCCGCCGCCCATCGTCCCGGCGCCGATGATGCCGACCTTTTTGACGTCGCGCAGCTTTGTGTCCTTGGGCAGGCCGTCGATCTTCGCCGCCTGGCGTTCGGCAAAGAAGATGTGGCGCTGCGCCGCCGACTGGCTGCCGAACATCAGCTTCATGAACTGCTCGCGCTCGAAGGCGAGGCCTTCGTCGAAGGGCAGCCGCGTCGCCGCCTCGACGCAGGCGAGGTTGGCGTAAGGTGCCTCGAACCCGCGCCAGCGCTTGGCATTGGCGGCCTTCAGCCGTTCGATCACCGCGACGTCGCCAAACACCGGGCGTTCGCGCGTCGGGCGCGGGCCGTCGGCGATCTTCGCGCGCGCAAAGGCGATGGCATCGGCGGCCAGGCTGTCCTCACCCGCGAGTTCATCGACCAGCCCCATCTCCTTCGCCTTGGGCGCCGGCACCGGATCGCCGGTCGAGGTCATCGTCGCCGCGGCTTCGACGCCGACGATGCGCGGCAGGCGCTGCGTACCGCCCGCACCGGGCAGCAGGCCCAGCTTGACTTCGGGCACGCCGAGCTTCGCCGAGGGAACGGCGATGCGATAATGGCAGACGAGCGCGGTCTCCAGCCCGCCGCCGAGCGCGGTGCCGTGGATCGCGGCGACGACGGGCTTTGAGGCCACTTCGATGCTGTTGAGCACCGCGTTGAAATCGGGACCGCGCGGCGGCTTGCCGAATTCGCTGATGTCGGCGCCCGCGATGAAGGTCGCGCCGGCGCAGCGCAGCACGATCGCTTTCACGCTGTCGTCGGCCAGCGCGGCCTTGAAATGATCTGCGAGCCCCTGACGGACGTGCCAGCTCAGCGCGTTCACGGGGGGGTTGTTGACGATGATGACGGCGATTTCGCCATCCTTTTCCATCGTGACGGAAATGGGGGTGTCTTCGGTCATGGGAGAACTCCTTCAAATAAGCCCGCTCGCATCGAGCGAAGTCGAGATGCCCCTCGGGCTAGGCGCCCGTTCGATGGGTGTCTCGACTTCGCTCGATGCGAGCGGAGAGGTGGTGTTGCATCTTCAGTCATCAATCGCGGCGTGGATCAGCGTCTTGACCTCGCGCCGCACGGGATAGGTGGAGGAGGGCATGAGCTGGGTCATGAACACCATGCAAATCTCTTCGACCGGATCGACGAAGAAGCCGGTCGAGAACATGCCGCCCCAGTAGAAATCGCCCGCCGAGCCGGGGATGCCCGCGCGCGCCGGATCGAGCGTGACCGCGAAGCCGAGCCCGAAACCGATCCCGGCATTCTCGTCCTCGCTGAACACGCCGACGCTGTGCTGCGTCAGGTCGCCGCCGCCGACGAGGTGGTTCGCGGTCATCAGATCGAGCGTCTTGCGGCTGACGATCCGCACATCGCCCAGCTTGCCGCCGCCGAGCAGCATCAGGCAGAAACGGTGATAGTCGTGGAGCGTCGAGGCAAGCCCGCCGCCGCCCGAATGAAAGCTCCTGTCCTTCGCCCAGCGGCTGCGTGCGCCTTCGTCAAAGCCCTGCATCCTGTCTTTCGGGTGAAAGGCATGGGCGTCGGTGAGCCGGTGCTGCTGGTCGGCAGCCACCTTGAATCCCGTATCGACCATGCCCAGCGGGCCGAAGATGCGCTCCTGCAAAACCTCTGCAAAAGGCTTGCCCTCGATGCGCTCGATCACCGCGCCGAGCACGTCGGTCGCCATCGAATAATTCCAGTGCGCGCCGGGGTCGAACTGCAGCGGGATTTTCGCGAGCGCGGCGATGAAGCTGTCCATCGTATAATCGGCGTCGAAATCGTCGATCCGTGCCTTGCGATAAGCGGCATCGACCGGGGTACGCTCCTGAAAGCCATAGGTCAGGCCCGCGGTATGCCGCAGCAGGTCGACCATGCGGACCGGCTGTGCTGGCGGGCGCGTCAGGAACGGCACATTGCCGCCGCCCGCGACGAACACGCCGGTGTCCCTGAACTCGGGGCAGAACTTCACGAGCGGATCGGACAGCGCGACCTTGCCCTCTTCGACCAGCATCATGAAGGCGATGCTGGTGATCGGCTTGGTCATGCTCGCGATGCGAAAGATCGCATCGTCTTTCAGCGCTTCGCCCGGCCGCGCCTCGCCGATGCCCGACTGGTGCGCGATCTCGCCGCGCCGCGACACCAAAGTCGCGGCGTGCGGCAGACGGCCGGTGCTGACATATTTGGCTTCGAGAAAAGCCGGAATGCGGTCGAGCCGCGCCGTGTCGAAACCGTGACCCATATCTATCCTGTCAATGCGAAGTCTGGCCAAGCAACTGGCGCGTCACCGGATGCGAGCTGGTCAGTCCGCCGTCAACCGCAATCGCCTGTCCGTTGACATAGCTCGCCTGATCGCTCGCGAGGAACAGCGCGACATTGGCGAGCTCCTCGGGTTGTGCCGCGCGTTTCAGCGGATTGAGCTGGCCGAGCTTGTGGGTCACCTCCTTGGCGCGCGCATAGTCGAAGGTCGGCTTGGTCATTCCCGTTTCGGTCAGGCCGGGGCAGATGGCGTTGACGCGCACGCCGCTGCCGGTCAGTTGCTGCGCGGCGACCTTGGCGAGGTTGATGACCCCCGCCTTCGACGCCGAATAGGCGCCCGGACCCGCGCCCGAATTGATCCCCGCGACGCTCGCGGTCAGCACGATCGCGCCGCCGCGCCCCTGATCGACCATCGCCTTGCCGGCATGTTTCACCATCAGCGCGGGGCCGATCAGGTTGACGCGCAAAGTTTCGGCCCAGGCCGCGGGGTCGAAATCGAAAATGCCGCCCATGTCGCCGATGATCCCGGCGTTGGCGAAGGCGACGTCGAGCCCGCCGAAGCTTTCCTTTGCGGTCGCGACCATCGCGGCGACATCGGCTTCGACGCCCGCGTCGATTTCCATCGCGATCGCCTCGCCCCCCGCATCCTTCACCATTTGCGCGGTTTCGTGCACCGCCGCGCTCTTGTCGCCGATGACGAGCTTCGCCCCTTCGGCAGCAAACCGCAGCGCGCTCGCGCGGCCGATGCCGCTGCCCGCGCCCGTGATGATCGCAACCTTGCCGTCCAACGCGCCCATCATGCGCCTCCCGAAATCGTGGCCCCGCCATCGCAAACGATGGTCTGGCCGGTGGTAAAAGCCCCCGCCTTGCTGGCGAGGAACACCGCGGCGCCCGCGATCTCGTGCGGTTCGCCGATGCGCTTCAGCGTCGAGGCGGCGGTCGAGCGTTTGAGATTTTCGGGATTTTCCCACAAGGCGCGCGCCATGTCGGTACGGATCAGCCCCGGCGCGATGCAATTGACGCGCACGCCCCTCGGCCCGAACTCGACCGAAAAATTGCGCGCGACCTGCATGTCGGCGGCCTTGGAAATCCCGTAAGCGCCGATGATCGGCGATCCTTTCAGCCCGCCGATCGAACTGATGATCGTGATCGACCCGTCGCCGCGTTCGAGCATTTCGGGCGCGACCATGCTGATCAGCCAGTGGTTGGACAGGATATTATTGTCCATGATCTTGCGGAACTGCTCGTCGCTGATGCCGAGGCCGGGGCCATAATAGGGGTTCGACGCGGCGTTGCAGACGAGCGCGGTGATCTTGCCGAAGGCGGCGCGCGTCTCGTTGACGAGGTTCTGAAGATCATCCTTCGACGAGATGTTCGCCGCGACCGCAATCGCGGTGCCTTCGCCGAACCGCGCGTTGATCTCCGCCGCGGTGGCGTCGCACGCATCTTGCTTGCGGCTCGAAATCACGACCTTCGCGCCCTGTTCGGCCATCGCTTCCGCCGTCGCCTTGCCGATGCCGCGCGACGATCCGGTGATCAGCGCGACCTGGCCGGTCATGTCGAACAGGCTCATGCCCCGGCCTTTCGTGCAAAGTCCCACGCGCGTGCGGCCAGCGGCTGCACGCGCTCCGACATCGCCTTGGCATGAGCCGACGAGGCGGTGCCGTCGATGACGCGCTTCTTGATACCCTGCATGATCCCGGCGAGGCGGAAGAAATTATAGGCGAAATACCAGTTCATGTCGGGCACCCCGTCGCGGCCGGTGGCGGCGCAATAGCGCTGGACCATCTCGTCGAGTTCGGGGATGCCGAGCGCGGCGCGGTCGAGGTCCATGACCCCTGAACGCCCGCCATTTTCCGTCACCCACGCCATCGCGACATAGGTGAAATCGGCGAGCGGATCGCCCAGCGTCGACAGCTCCCAGTCGAGCACCGCCAGAACCTCTGGCCGGTCCTTGGCATAGATCATGTTGTCGATGCGGTAATCGCCGTGGACGACGCTGGTGCGCGTCTGTTCGGGCAATGTGGCAGGCAGAAAGGCGATCAGCCGTTCCATCTCGTCCATCGTCTCGGTCTCGGCGAGCTTGTACTGCTTCGTCCAGCGATCGACCTGGCGCCCGAAATAATTGCCGGGCTTGCCGAAATCGGACAGCCCCGCCGCCTCGACGTCGACCTTGTGCAGCGCGGCGAGCGTGTCGATCATCGCCTCATAGGTCGCGCGGCGGTTCTCCGGCGTCGATCCGGGCATCGACCCGTCCCAGATCGTCTGCCCATCGACCATCGCCATCACATAGAACCAGCTGCCGATCACATTGTCGTCGGTGCAAAGCCCATATTGGCGCGCGACGGGAAAGCCCATCTTATAGAGGCCGGCCTGCACCTTATATTCGCGGTCGACCGCATGGGCGGAGGGGAGCAGCGGGCCAAAGGGCTTGCGGCGCAGGACATAATTTCCCGATGGCGACGAGATCTTGTAGGTCGGGTTCGACTGGCCGCCGGCGAACTTGCTCTGCGTCAGCGGGCCTTTGAACCCCTCGACATTCGTTTCCATCCACGCGGTCAGCTTCGCTTCGTCGAGCACGTCCGCCCCTTCGGGCGCGACGGTGCCGCTGAAGGCCTTTTGGGCGTCAAGAGTCATAAGCCCCTCCCCTTTAGGGGAGGGGTTGGGGTGGGGGCCATCGGCCTTGCGCAAGGCCGATGGCCCCCACCCGCTGCGACTAAGCCAGCAAGCTGGCAAGTCTCGCTGCCCTCCCCTGAAGGGGAGGGCGAAGAGATGCGCCCCGCCATCATTGGTCGAATACGATCACCGATCGTGCGGCGTCGCCCTTCTTCATCTTGTCGAATCCCTCGTTGATGCGGTCAAGCGGGATCGTCTCGGCAATGATCGAATCGAGGTCGAGCAGCCCGCGGAGGTAGAAATCGACGAGTCGCGGGATGTCGACCGGGAAGCGGTTGCCGCCCATGATCGCGCCCTGCAGTTTCTTGCCCGAAAGCAGGTCCATCGCGCCGAGCCCGACCTTTTCGTTGAGCGGCATCATGCCCAGGATCGTCGCGGTGCCGCCGCGCCGCAGCGACGCGACCGCGAGGCTCGCCGAGGCGGGGCGCCCGACCGCCTCGATCGCATGATCGACGCCGCCTTTGGAGATTTCGACGATCTGCTTCGCGGCATCGTCCGACAGCGCATCGACGACGTCGGTGGCGCCCAGCTTCTTCGCGAGTTCGCGCTTCTCGGGAATCGGATCGGCGGCGATGATGCGTCCGGCGCCCGCTATCTTCGCCGCGTTGATGGTGGCGAGACCGACGCCGCCGCAACCGACGACCGCGACCGTTTCGCCCGGCGTGACCTTGCATGCGTTGAAGATTGTCCCGGCACCCGTCGTCACCGCGCAGCCGATCACCGCCGCGCGATCGAGCGGCATTTCGGGATCGATCGCGACGCAGGCATGTTCGTGGACCAGCATCACCTCCGAAAAGGCACTGAGATTGAGCATCTGGTTCACCGGCGACCCGTCGGGGCGCGTGATCCGCGATGCCGATCCGGCGGGGCGCCGCGTGTCGCCGCCCATGCACAGCGACATACGCCCGGTGACGCAGAACTCGCAGTGGCCGCAAAAGGCGCTGAGGCAGGTGACGACCGCATCGCCGACCTTCACCGTGCGCACCTCGCTGCCGACCGCCTCGACGATCCCCGCGGCTTCGTGGCCGGGGATCGCGGGCAGCGGATGCGGATAGGCGCCGTCGATGAAATGCAGGTCCGAATGGCACAGGCCGCACGCCGCGGTGCGGATGCGCACCTCATGCGGGCCGGGCTTGTCGACGACGATATCCTCGATGACGAGCGGCTTGCCCGGTTCGATCAGGATCGCGGCTTTGGTCATTTATAGCTCCGTATCATTCCCCCTCCCGCAAGCGGGAAGGGGGGGGCGTGTTTACCGCGAAACCCCGATGTCGCCCGACGAAAAACCGGGGTCGGCCGCGGGCGAATGTTTCGCGAACTCGATTCGCGCGATTGCGCGGGCGTGCACCTCGTCGGGGCCGTCGGCGATGCGCAGCGTGCGCTGGTGCGCATAGGCCTTGGCCAGCCCGAAATCCTCGCTGACGCCGCCGGCGCCATGCGCCTGAATCGCGTCGTCGATGATTTGCAGCGCCATGTTCGGCGCCTGCACCTTGATCATCGCGATTTCGGCGGCGGCCGACTTGTTGCCGATCTTGTCCATCATGTCGGCGGCCTTCAGGCAGAGGAGGCGCGTCATCTCGATATCGATACGCGCGCGCGCGATCCGCTGTTCCCAGATGCTCTGCTCGGCGATCGTCTTGCCGAAGGCGACGCGCGACTGGAGCCGCTTGCACATCTTTTCCAGCGCCTCTTCGGCGACGCCGATCGTGCGCATACAGTGGTGGATGCGACCCGGCCCCAGACGGCCCTGCGCGATTTCGAAACCGCGGCCTTCGCCGAGCAGCATCGCCTCCTCGGCATTGACCCGGACGTCCTTCAGCTCGATTTCCATATGGCCGTGCGGCGCATCGTCATAGCCGAAGACGGGCAGGTGGCGCTTGATCGTGACCCCCGGCGCGTCGAGCGGCACGACCAGCATCGACTGCTGCGCGTGACGCTTGGCGCCGAAATCGGTCTTGCCCATCACGATCGCGACCTTGCAGCGCGGATCGCCCGCGCCCGACGACCACCATTTGGTGCCGTTGATGATATAATCGTCGCCGTCGCGCTCGATCCGCGTCTCGATATTCGTCGCGTCGGACGAGGCGACCGCGGGTTCGGTCATCAGGAAGGCCGACCGGATCTCGCCGTTCATCAGCGGCTTCAGCCATCTGTCCTTCTGCGCGCGCGTGCCGTAACGGTGGAACACCTCCATATTGCCCGTGTCGGGCGCCGAGCAGTTGAAGACCTCGCTCGCAAAGCCGATGCGCCCCATTTCCTCGGCGCACAGCGCATATTCAAGATTGGTAAGCCCCGGCCCCTCGAACTCGAAAGTGTCGTCGACATGGTGGTGCGCGGCGCTGCGCGGCGGCATGAACAGGTTCCAGATGCCCGCGGCCTTCGCCTCGGCCTTCAGATCCTCGACGACCTGGATGACCTTCCAGCGATCGCCCGCCGCATCCTGTTCATAATAGGTCGGCACCGCGGGGCGGACCTTGCGTTCGATGAACTCGCGCACACGGCCCTGCCAATGCGCCTGCCGTTCGGTGAGATCGAAATCCATGCGATGCGTCCTTTCCCTTTACGTTCACGTAAACCTTTGGACCGATTCGGCGGGCTTGCCAAGTCCTGCGGTCCGAAAATTACCTCATTTGGCCACGCCGCGCAGTTTTCTCTCACGGGTGCGCGCCGCTTGCGTCGGGTTCGGCGCGCGCCGCGTCGCTCAATATCGCCAGCCGCGCTTCATGGTCGGCGCGCGAGATGGGAAAGCGGCGCATCACGATCAGCCCCAGCGTCCCGATGACGAGGATCGCGAGCGCATAGCCGAGCGCGAGATTGCCGAGCACGTCCGCGCCGACCTCGCCCGGCTTCGCATTTGCCGGAAAGGCCGCGAGCGACAGGATCAGCCCCGCGACAAAGATGCCGATGCCCGTCGCGCATTTCTGCATGAAGAAATAGCCGGCAAAGAACAGGCCTTCGGACCGTCGCCCCGTCTCGCTCTGCGACGCCTCGACGACATCGGCCATCATCGACGACGACAGGATCATCAGGATGATCGAAAATGTGTTGCTGACGAACACCAGCGCGAACATCGCGGGGACGCTGGGCTTGCCGGGCAGGCCGGGGAAGATGCCCTGAATCCAGGCGAAATAGATACCGCTGTTGACGAGCAGCGCGACCGCGCCGGCAAAGATCGCACCGTCGCGCTTGCCGAGCCGAGCCGAGATCGGCGCGACGAGGATGAACGCCGCGAGCATCGTCGCAAAGAGCAGGAAAACATAAGCGACCATCTCGCCCTGCGTGAACTGCCAGAAAAAGCCGAGCAGATAATTGTTCATGGAAAAGGTGATGCCCTGATTGACGAAGCCGAACAGCGCCGCAAAGATCAGCCACAGAAAGGCGCGGTTCGACAGCGTATCGCGCATTTCGCCGAGCACTTTGCGCAGCGTTGTTTTGGCTTTGACATCGGCGACGTTCGACACCGCGATGCGCTTGTGCTGCCCCGCCGCCGACAGCATCACCGCCCCCGTCATCAACAGTGCGCCGGTCAGCGCATAGGGGAAATAGCCGTCGGGATCGACGAGCCCCTTTGCGCCGCCGAAAAAGACGCCGTAAGCGAGCAGCAGGATCAGCAGCCCGCCGCCCCAGCCGAACAGGAAGCGGTATCGCATCACCGCGGTGCGCTCGTCATAATCGGCAGTGAGTTCGGGGACGATCGCGACCGAGGGCACTTCGCACATCGACACGAGCGAGCGGACGATGATCGCAAAGCCGATCAGCCAGGCGACGGTCATCGTGTCGCTCATTGCTGGCGGGTTCCACAGCAGCATCCACATGATCGCCAGCGGAATTGGCGCGCCGTAAAGCCACGGCAGGCGGCGGCCCCAGCGGCTGCGCGTGCGGTCGGTCAACTCGCCGATCACCGGGTCGACAAAGGCATCGGCGATCAGCGCGACCATGATCGCAAGCCCGACGATCCCGGCGTCGAGCCCGATCACCTGATTATAGAAGAGCAGCAGGAAGGTCGAAAAGCCGTTGTCCTTGACGCCATAGGCGATGCTGCCCAGCCCGTGCGTGACCTTCAGCCAGACGGGCAGGCGTTCGGGGCGTGGGACCGCGGCCATCGCCGCGCTCACGCTGGCGCTCCGGCCTTGGCAGCCTCCTCCATCTGCGCCAGCGCGTCGAACATCCCCGGTGTTTCGGGGTCCCAGGCGTGGCGCTGGCCGATCGTCAGCCCGCCGTCGACGAGCAGATGCGTGCCGGTCATGAAGCTCGACTCGTCGCTCGCAAGATACGCCACGGCGTTGGCAATGTCCTCGGGCTGGCCGCCGCGCGCGACGGGTTGCGCCTGCGCGCTCATCCCGGCGATGATCGCGTTCGCCTCTGCCTTCATCGCGTCGGGCACGTCGAGCGACGCGGCGAAGATATTGGTGTTGATGAAGCCGGGGCAGATTGCGTTCACCCGGATG
This DNA window, taken from Sphingopyxis alaskensis RB2256, encodes the following:
- a CDS encoding Zn-dependent alcohol dehydrogenase; translated protein: MTKAAILIEPGKPLVIEDIVVDKPGPHEVRIRTAACGLCHSDLHFIDGAYPHPLPAIPGHEAAGIVEAVGSEVRTVKVGDAVVTCLSAFCGHCEFCVTGRMSLCMGGDTRRPAGSASRITRPDGSPVNQMLNLSAFSEVMLVHEHACVAIDPEMPLDRAAVIGCAVTTGAGTIFNACKVTPGETVAVVGCGGVGLATINAAKIAGAGRIIAADPIPEKRELAKKLGATDVVDALSDDAAKQIVEISKGGVDHAIEAVGRPASASLAVASLRRGGTATILGMMPLNEKVGLGAMDLLSGKKLQGAIMGGNRFPVDIPRLVDFYLRGLLDLDSIIAETIPLDRINEGFDKMKKGDAARSVIVFDQ
- a CDS encoding SDR family NAD(P)-dependent oxidoreductase, which produces MSLFDMTGQVALITGSSRGIGKATAEAMAEQGAKVVISSRKQDACDATAAEINARFGEGTAIAVAANISSKDDLQNLVNETRAAFGKITALVCNAASNPYYGPGLGISDEQFRKIMDNNILSNHWLISMVAPEMLERGDGSITIISSIGGLKGSPIIGAYGISKAADMQVARNFSVEFGPRGVRVNCIAPGLIRTDMARALWENPENLKRSTAASTLKRIGEPHEIAGAAVFLASKAGAFTTGQTIVCDGGATISGGA
- a CDS encoding 3-hydroxyacyl-CoA dehydrogenase NAD-binding domain-containing protein produces the protein MTEDTPISVTMEKDGEIAVIIVNNPPVNALSWHVRQGLADHFKAALADDSVKAIVLRCAGATFIAGADISEFGKPPRGPDFNAVLNSIEVASKPVVAAIHGTALGGGLETALVCHYRIAVPSAKLGVPEVKLGLLPGAGGTQRLPRIVGVEAAATMTSTGDPVPAPKAKEMGLVDELAGEDSLAADAIAFARAKIADGPRPTRERPVFGDVAVIERLKAANAKRWRGFEAPYANLACVEAATRLPFDEGLAFEREQFMKLMFGSQSAAQRHIFFAERQAAKIDGLPKDTKLRDVKKVGIIGAGTMGGGIMMNFLQKGIPCTIVEMAQDALDRGLGVVRKNYDASAAKGRFTPEQVDQMMGLITPSLSLDDLADCDLIIEAVYENMDVKKDIFGKLDTIAKPGAILASNTSYLDIDEIATATNRPGDVLGMHFFSPANVMKLLEVVRGEKTAPDALATAMATGKKIGKVAVVAGVCDGFIGNRMLKPRQMEAMKLLLEGATPAQVDKVHVDFGMPMGPFQMSDLAGVDIGWHRDPNRIENIRDALCAEGRWGQKKQAGFYDYDEKRNPSESPRVAEIIEEFRKKAGIEKREITDQEIIERTLYPMVNEGARILEEGKAQRASDIDVVWIYGYGWPVYRGGPMFWAGLEGTDKIVAALEKHGFEIAPLLKAKAEAKSGF
- a CDS encoding SDR family NAD(P)-dependent oxidoreductase, which gives rise to MGALDGKVAIITGAGSGIGRASALRFAAEGAKLVIGDKSAAVHETAQMVKDAGGEAIAMEIDAGVEADVAAMVATAKESFGGLDVAFANAGIIGDMGGIFDFDPAAWAETLRVNLIGPALMVKHAGKAMVDQGRGGAIVLTASVAGINSGAGPGAYSASKAGVINLAKVAAQQLTGSGVRVNAICPGLTETGMTKPTFDYARAKEVTHKLGQLNPLKRAAQPEELANVALFLASDQASYVNGQAIAVDGGLTSSHPVTRQLLGQTSH
- a CDS encoding serine hydrolase domain-containing protein produces the protein MGHGFDTARLDRIPAFLEAKYVSTGRLPHAATLVSRRGEIAHQSGIGEARPGEALKDDAIFRIASMTKPITSIAFMMLVEEGKVALSDPLVKFCPEFRDTGVFVAGGGNVPFLTRPPAQPVRMVDLLRHTAGLTYGFQERTPVDAAYRKARIDDFDADYTMDSFIAALAKIPLQFDPGAHWNYSMATDVLGAVIERIEGKPFAEVLQERIFGPLGMVDTGFKVAADQQHRLTDAHAFHPKDRMQGFDEGARSRWAKDRSFHSGGGGLASTLHDYHRFCLMLLGGGKLGDVRIVSRKTLDLMTANHLVGGGDLTQHSVGVFSEDENAGIGFGLGFAVTLDPARAGIPGSAGDFYWGGMFSTGFFVDPVEEICMVFMTQLMPSSTYPVRREVKTLIHAAIDD
- a CDS encoding acyl-CoA dehydrogenase family protein; the protein is MDFDLTERQAHWQGRVREFIERKVRPAVPTYYEQDAAGDRWKVIQVVEDLKAEAKAAGIWNLFMPPRSAAHHHVDDTFEFEGPGLTNLEYALCAEEMGRIGFASEVFNCSAPDTGNMEVFHRYGTRAQKDRWLKPLMNGEIRSAFLMTEPAVASSDATNIETRIERDGDDYIINGTKWWSSGAGDPRCKVAIVMGKTDFGAKRHAQQSMLVVPLDAPGVTIKRHLPVFGYDDAPHGHMEIELKDVRVNAEEAMLLGEGRGFEIAQGRLGPGRIHHCMRTIGVAEEALEKMCKRLQSRVAFGKTIAEQSIWEQRIARARIDIEMTRLLCLKAADMMDKIGNKSAAAEIAMIKVQAPNMALQIIDDAIQAHGAGGVSEDFGLAKAYAHQRTLRIADGPDEVHARAIARIEFAKHSPAADPGFSSGDIGVSR
- a CDS encoding IS5 family transposase (programmed frameshift); the encoded protein is MEGEVLRDDQWERLREFVPGGRKGKRGPRSDGRRFLDALLWLAHSGGRWRDLPERFGPYQTVKRRYYRWIEQGVIDRIFAAVSDDPDIEWLAIDATVIRAQAQAAGARGKKGGVQAQALGRSRGGFGTKIHAVVDALGLPVRFMLGPGQQNDMAPACDLIRGLKAEHVLADRAYDADSLCDLITEQGGEPVIPPRRHRKVQRSYDRIAYKQRWGIEGFFAKLKQWRRIATRHDKLAANFLGFIKLASIMLWLK
- a CDS encoding MFS transporter, with translation MSAAMAAVPRPERLPVWLKVTHGLGSIAYGVKDNGFSTFLLLFYNQVIGLDAGIVGLAIMVALIADAFVDPVIGELTDRTRSRWGRRLPWLYGAPIPLAIMWMLLWNPPAMSDTMTVAWLIGFAIIVRSLVSMCEVPSVAIVPELTADYDERTAVMRYRFLFGWGGGLLILLLAYGVFFGGAKGLVDPDGYFPYALTGALLMTGAVMLSAAGQHKRIAVSNVADVKAKTTLRKVLGEMRDTLSNRAFLWLIFAALFGFVNQGITFSMNNYLLGFFWQFTQGEMVAYVFLLFATMLAAFILVAPISARLGKRDGAIFAGAVALLVNSGIYFAWIQGIFPGLPGKPSVPAMFALVFVSNTFSIILMILSSSMMADVVEASQSETGRRSEGLFFAGYFFMQKCATGIGIFVAGLILSLAAFPANAKPGEVGADVLGNLALGYALAILVIGTLGLIVMRRFPISRADHEARLAILSDAARAEPDASGAHP
- a CDS encoding phosphotransferase family protein, which codes for MTLDAQKAFSGTVAPEGADVLDEAKLTAWMETNVEGFKGPLTQSKFAGGQSNPTYKISSPSGNYVLRRKPFGPLLPSAHAVDREYKVQAGLYKMGFPVARQYGLCTDDNVIGSWFYVMAMVDGQTIWDGSMPGSTPENRRATYEAMIDTLAALHKVDVEAAGLSDFGKPGNYFGRQVDRWTKQYKLAETETMDEMERLIAFLPATLPEQTRTSVVHGDYRIDNMIYAKDRPEVLAVLDWELSTLGDPLADFTYVAMAWVTENGGRSGVMDLDRAALGIPELDEMVQRYCAATGRDGVPDMNWYFAYNFFRLAGIMQGIKKRVIDGTASSAHAKAMSERVQPLAARAWDFARKAGA